The following are encoded in a window of Coleofasciculaceae cyanobacterium genomic DNA:
- a CDS encoding tyrosine-type recombinase/integrase has translation MTQYRDTKGIPKEQFKLMLDAVDTDTIKGLRDRAILLLLWGNALRRSEIANCDVRDFFPTAGELTIIGKGKIGQPETISLGAGAIAAIDNWLRSRKDYTPSNPLFCAVHKGYWGNRLHTHSIYQLVQKYAQKAGIDKVMSPHRIRHSSITEALNLTNGDVRKVQKLSRHSNLNTLIIYDDNRQNLQREVTGMLDDLF, from the coding sequence TTGACCCAATACCGCGACACAAAGGGTATCCCCAAAGAGCAGTTTAAGCTCATGCTGGATGCAGTAGACACCGACACTATCAAAGGATTGAGAGACAGAGCTATTTTGCTTCTGTTGTGGGGTAATGCCTTAAGACGTTCTGAGATTGCTAACTGTGATGTTAGAGACTTTTTCCCGACGGCGGGAGAATTAACCATCATTGGCAAGGGTAAAATCGGACAGCCTGAAACTATTTCTCTGGGTGCTGGTGCGATCGCTGCGATCGATAACTGGTTAAGGTCGAGAAAAGATTACACACCTTCAAATCCTTTATTCTGTGCGGTACATAAAGGATATTGGGGTAATCGATTACATACTCATTCAATTTATCAGTTGGTGCAGAAGTACGCCCAAAAAGCGGGGATAGATAAGGTTATGTCTCCCCATAGAATCAGGCATTCATCTATCACCGAAGCTCTTAACTTGACTAACGGGGATGTCAGGAAAGTTCAGAAGCTATCAAGACATAGTAACCTCAATACTCTGATAATTTATGACGATAACAGGCAAAACTTACAGCGCGAGGTAACAGGGATGCTGGATGATTTGTTTTGA
- a CDS encoding RRXRR domain-containing protein, which yields MHRVPVVDKDNKPLMPTKPSKARKLVRDGKAIGKHNKLGQYYIQLTFEPSSKKTQPIGVGVDPGKKYSGIGVQSKLATLFTAHLFLPFETVKKRMKQRSMMRRNRRGRRINRKLPFQLRAHRQKRFSNRRSKKVPPSIRANRQLEIRVISELCKIFPITSIVYEYVKADVDLTSGRKGARSGFGFSAVMVGQKWAIKQLSKLAPVVKKLGWETANLRKHFGLEKQKHNKSDAIPATHAVDGVVLAASQFEDYKQFENSNCRGHCWQGKVNITSAPFFVIRRPPISRRQLHLMVFAKGGRKAKPCQSSKTTICANALRRKYGGSVTRHGFRKGDYVLAERKGIQYQGWCSGDTKTQVSVSNIDWKRIAQFSKSKVQLLQRSTGLICKQLFKIFEKSA from the coding sequence TACGAGATGGTAAAGCTATCGGTAAGCACAACAAACTAGGTCAATATTATATCCAGCTAACTTTTGAGCCATCAAGCAAAAAAACACAGCCAATTGGTGTAGGAGTTGACCCAGGAAAAAAGTATTCAGGGATTGGAGTACAAAGTAAATTAGCTACTTTGTTTACCGCTCATTTGTTTTTGCCTTTTGAAACCGTCAAAAAGCGCATGAAGCAAAGAAGCATGATGCGACGCAACAGAAGAGGTAGGCGAATCAATCGCAAATTACCTTTTCAGTTAAGGGCGCATAGGCAAAAACGTTTTTCTAATCGTCGTAGCAAAAAAGTACCGCCATCTATCAGAGCTAACAGGCAACTAGAAATCAGAGTCATATCTGAACTGTGTAAGATATTTCCCATTACCTCAATCGTTTACGAATATGTTAAAGCTGATGTCGATCTAACTTCGGGTCGTAAAGGCGCACGTTCGGGTTTTGGATTCTCTGCTGTAATGGTGGGTCAAAAATGGGCTATCAAACAGCTAAGTAAACTTGCTCCAGTAGTTAAAAAACTTGGTTGGGAAACAGCGAATCTTAGAAAACATTTTGGCTTGGAAAAACAAAAACATAACAAAAGCGATGCTATTCCAGCGACTCATGCAGTTGATGGTGTGGTGTTAGCTGCCAGTCAGTTTGAAGATTACAAACAGTTTGAAAATTCAAACTGTCGTGGTCATTGCTGGCAAGGCAAAGTTAATATAACTAGCGCTCCATTCTTTGTAATTCGTCGTCCTCCCATATCGAGAAGACAGTTGCATCTGATGGTATTCGCCAAGGGCGGGCGCAAGGCAAAGCCTTGCCAGTCGTCGAAGACGACGATCTGCGCGAATGCGCTGCGACGCAAGTATGGTGGCTCGGTTACTCGCCATGGATTCCGCAAAGGTGATTATGTTCTGGCTGAAAGGAAAGGTATTCAGTATCAAGGTTGGTGCAGTGGTGATACCAAAACTCAGGTGTCGGTTTCTAATATTGACTGGAAACGCATAGCTCAATTCTCAAAATCTAAAGTCCAGCTATTGCAACGCTCTACTGGATTAATTTGTAAACAACTATTTAAAATCTTTGAAAAGAGCGCATGA
- the parA gene encoding ParA family partition ATPase — protein MTIIISILNQKGGSGKTTISTNLAHALAKDGHSILLVDSDPQGSLRDWNEANGGELLPVVGLDRETLPKDLKAVSDGYDFVIIDGAPQIAKMSAAAVKAANLVLIPVQPSPYDIWACADLVDIIAARQEVTDGSPLAYFIISRAIKNTKLGNEIKGALLDYELPIMKTFTTQKVAYPTTAAEGKTVFNQPGCSAAKEITAIKTEVLEILNYGA, from the coding sequence ATGACTATTATTATTAGCATTTTGAATCAGAAGGGGGGAAGTGGTAAGACAACCATATCCACTAATTTAGCCCATGCGCTTGCAAAGGATGGTCACAGTATTTTGCTAGTTGATTCTGACCCTCAAGGCAGCTTAAGAGACTGGAATGAAGCAAACGGAGGGGAATTATTACCCGTTGTTGGATTGGATAGAGAGACATTGCCCAAGGATCTTAAAGCTGTTTCTGATGGTTATGACTTTGTAATTATTGACGGTGCGCCACAGATAGCTAAGATGTCGGCAGCAGCAGTTAAAGCAGCAAATTTAGTACTCATCCCCGTTCAACCATCGCCTTACGATATTTGGGCTTGTGCGGATTTGGTAGACATCATTGCAGCCAGACAAGAGGTTACAGACGGTTCACCACTGGCTTATTTCATAATCAGTAGAGCCATTAAAAACACCAAGCTGGGCAATGAAATAAAAGGCGCATTGCTAGATTACGAACTGCCAATCATGAAGACGTTTACTACCCAAAAAGTTGCCTATCCCACCACCGCCGCCGAGGGAAAAACTGTATTTAACCAACCTGGGTGCAGTGCAGCAAAAGAAATCACCGCTATCAAAACTGAAGTACTGGAGATCTTAAATTATGGTGCTTAA
- a CDS encoding cellulose binding domain-containing protein codes for MAITKISNSTLSANSYISEDWKGGYKLEVDLTSSAVAKDWKLNFNLADYSIRGAYGVDLVNNGKGNYTIDGQGKGQTLDPGETVKATFVIDDKGKNAVVPKFTTNLMGSVISDPISAPAPKLSKGAITVGFENHKGGTVYSNAAQSKDWKVDWSIQMDKFASIESGEAHSGNNSLKMDYPANEQSNAGAKWMIPDAKEYYLSYWLKFDKGFDFDGSKFSGGKLPGLGEGDLASGGTKPNGNNGFTSRYMWREGGKATVYLYHMDQPGTYGEDILLKGKDGQDKYFQPGKWHNLVQRVEVNDAGKANGEMDVWMDNEKVLDIDGLRLNNGQGIDTTYFSTFHGGNGREWWPSQEVSAHFDDFVISTNAADVGL; via the coding sequence ATGGCTATCACCAAAATCTCTAACTCAACCCTTTCAGCAAACAGCTACATATCAGAAGACTGGAAAGGAGGATACAAACTCGAAGTAGATTTAACCTCAAGCGCAGTTGCTAAAGACTGGAAGCTAAACTTCAACCTAGCCGACTACAGCATCAGAGGAGCTTACGGCGTAGATTTAGTCAATAACGGTAAGGGCAACTATACAATCGACGGACAAGGCAAGGGACAGACTTTAGACCCAGGAGAAACCGTCAAAGCCACCTTTGTTATTGACGACAAAGGTAAAAACGCAGTTGTTCCCAAATTTACTACTAATTTAATGGGGTCGGTCATTAGCGATCCTATATCTGCACCTGCACCCAAACTGAGTAAAGGCGCTATCACTGTCGGATTTGAGAATCACAAAGGCGGCACTGTCTATAGCAACGCAGCTCAAAGTAAAGACTGGAAAGTTGATTGGTCTATTCAGATGGACAAGTTTGCTTCTATTGAGAGTGGAGAAGCTCACTCTGGTAACAACTCGCTCAAGATGGACTATCCTGCTAACGAACAGTCTAACGCTGGTGCGAAGTGGATGATTCCCGACGCGAAAGAATATTATCTTTCCTACTGGCTTAAGTTTGACAAAGGCTTTGATTTTGATGGCAGCAAGTTTAGTGGCGGTAAGCTACCAGGACTAGGCGAAGGCGATCTCGCATCTGGAGGGACAAAACCTAACGGCAACAACGGCTTCACTTCTAGATATATGTGGCGCGAAGGTGGCAAAGCTACTGTGTATCTATATCACATGGATCAGCCTGGAACTTATGGCGAAGATATTTTACTCAAAGGAAAAGACGGACAAGATAAGTACTTTCAACCTGGCAAATGGCACAATTTGGTTCAACGTGTTGAAGTTAATGATGCAGGTAAGGCTAATGGTGAGATGGATGTTTGGATGGACAACGAAAAGGTGTTAGACATCGACGGTTTAAGACTTAATAACGGTCAAGGTATTGATACAACATATTTCAGCACTTTCCACGGTGGTAACGGTCGCGAATGGTGGCCTAGCCAAGAAGTCAGCGCTCACTTCGATGACTTTGTGATTTCGACTAATGCCGCTGATGTCGGCTTATGA
- a CDS encoding plasmid partition protein ParG: MVLKAKKTRRDRPDKEEAINEAIKPDTKRLNAEIPRELHSKLKTFAARQETKITEVVIEAITEYLSKNSNE; the protein is encoded by the coding sequence ATGGTGCTTAAAGCAAAAAAAACTCGTCGCGATCGCCCTGACAAGGAAGAAGCTATTAATGAGGCGATTAAACCAGATACCAAGAGATTGAATGCAGAAATACCCAGAGAGCTACACAGCAAGCTCAAGACCTTTGCAGCGAGACAGGAAACTAAAATAACTGAGGTGGTAATAGAAGCAATTACTGAGTATCTGAGTAAAAATTCAAATGAGTAA